In Streptomyces sp. NBC_01439, the following are encoded in one genomic region:
- a CDS encoding metallophosphoesterase has product MTVLVFALVALAVCALLVLVHRWLWIRLVRDTTAPGGRTRRIGTALAIALPLLSVAALTTGRAGAPFWLQQTVAWPGYLWLAVLLYLTLTMLVAEPIRALSLRRLAHRDSAGSVADRPEPVEVPAAAAPAAAPAAPAAAERPAAGDGLSRRRFVARTVGGTAAAVALGTVGAGTHGVLRGPSVKRVRVPLAKLPRAAHGFRIAVVSDVHLGPVLGRAHTQRIVDTVNRTQPDLIAIVGDLVDGSVPDLGPAAEPLRRLAARHGSYFVTGNHEYFSGAQQWIDHVRELGLNPLENARRELPYFDLAGVNDIQGEREGSGPDFRAALGDRDRTRAAVLLAHQPVVIHDAVRHGVDLQLSGHTHGGQLWPGNYLAELANPTVAGLERYGDTQLYVSRGAGAWGPPVRVGAPSDITVVELASFQA; this is encoded by the coding sequence ATGACGGTCCTGGTCTTCGCGCTCGTCGCCCTGGCGGTCTGCGCCCTCCTGGTCCTGGTCCACCGCTGGCTCTGGATCCGCCTGGTCCGCGACACCACCGCCCCCGGCGGCCGGACCCGGCGCATCGGCACGGCCTTGGCCATCGCCCTGCCCCTCCTCTCTGTGGCCGCGCTCACCACGGGTCGCGCGGGCGCGCCCTTCTGGCTCCAGCAGACGGTGGCCTGGCCCGGGTACCTCTGGCTCGCGGTACTCCTGTACCTGACCCTGACGATGCTGGTCGCGGAGCCGATCCGCGCGCTGTCGCTGCGCCGTCTGGCCCACCGTGATTCCGCCGGATCGGTGGCCGACCGGCCCGAGCCCGTGGAGGTGCCCGCCGCGGCTGCGCCCGCGGCCGCCCCGGCCGCCCCGGCCGCCGCCGAGCGGCCCGCCGCGGGCGACGGGCTGAGCCGCCGCCGGTTCGTCGCCCGTACGGTCGGCGGGACGGCCGCCGCCGTGGCCCTCGGCACGGTCGGGGCCGGGACCCACGGGGTCCTGCGCGGGCCGAGCGTGAAGCGGGTGCGGGTCCCCCTCGCCAAACTGCCGCGCGCGGCACACGGTTTCCGGATCGCCGTCGTCAGCGACGTCCACCTCGGCCCGGTGCTCGGCCGCGCCCACACCCAACGCATCGTGGACACCGTCAACCGCACCCAGCCCGACCTCATCGCCATCGTCGGCGACCTCGTCGACGGCAGCGTCCCCGACCTCGGGCCCGCCGCGGAGCCGCTGCGCCGGCTCGCCGCCCGCCACGGCTCGTACTTCGTCACCGGGAACCACGAGTACTTCTCGGGCGCCCAGCAGTGGATCGACCACGTCCGCGAGCTGGGGCTGAACCCGCTGGAGAACGCCCGCCGCGAGCTGCCGTACTTCGACCTCGCCGGGGTCAACGACATCCAGGGGGAGCGGGAGGGGAGCGGCCCCGACTTCCGGGCGGCCCTCGGCGACCGGGACCGGACGCGGGCCGCCGTGCTCCTCGCGCACCAGCCCGTCGTGATCCACGACGCCGTCCGGCACGGCGTCGACCTCCAGCTCTCCGGCCACACCCACGGCGGCCAGCTCTGGCCCGGCAACTACCTCGCGGAGCTCGCCAACCCCACCGTCGCGGGCCTGGAACGCTACGGAGACACCCAGCTCTACGTGTCCCGCGGGGCCGGAGCGTGGGGGCCGCCGGTCCGAGTTGGGGCGCCGTCCGACATCACGGTCGTCGAACTCGCCTCATTTCAGGCCTGA
- a CDS encoding SCO4848 family membrane protein, translating to MRLSRTASWFLLAFGVWSWFIWVSFVRNLWKNGSGLAFDAAGDPTSYFWVHLTLAVTSFLLGTAVGLIGLRSVLALRRSSRADGVERTDGTDRPDRGAPA from the coding sequence ATGAGACTCAGCCGTACCGCCTCCTGGTTCCTGCTCGCCTTCGGAGTGTGGAGCTGGTTCATCTGGGTGTCTTTCGTCCGGAACCTGTGGAAGAACGGCAGTGGTCTTGCCTTCGATGCGGCCGGCGATCCCACTTCCTACTTCTGGGTGCACCTGACGCTCGCGGTGACGTCCTTTCTCCTGGGGACGGCGGTCGGTCTGATCGGGTTGCGCAGCGTCCTCGCCCTGCGGCGTTCGTCACGTGCGGACGGTGTGGAGCGTACGGACGGAACGGACCGTCCGGACCGGGGCGCACCGGCATGA
- a CDS encoding D-alanyl-D-alanine carboxypeptidase family protein yields the protein MSAKTTALTVLSAALLVPALLVAPAHAAPAPPADAKGQPPQAAAPAPAPPVSMSTVGGSLLGQPGTQVNLLPGAPALPATLTGRSWIVADAESGEVLAAHNAHWQLPPASTMKMLFADTVLPSLPKDQIHQVTDKDMEGVGPGSSMVGVKEHLEYSVHDLWLGVFLKSGNDAVHVLSAMNGGIDKTVKDMQAHAEELQALDTHVVSPDGYDAPGQVSSAYDLTLFARSGLQKQDFREYCGTVSAKFPGLQEPGKPREYFEIANTNRLLTGAAGIAPYKGMAGVKNGNTSMAGATFTGAAQQGSRKLLVTVMNPDGGGANQVYEQTAALLDWGFAAAGKVKPVGELVPPKSADTSSHGSPAQSHENDPAAAGKDSGGGAGTALAVAGGVLAVLAGGAFAVNRRWPRGRRGRGEELV from the coding sequence GTGTCTGCCAAGACGACCGCGCTGACGGTCCTTTCCGCCGCGTTGCTGGTGCCCGCCCTGTTGGTGGCCCCCGCTCACGCCGCGCCGGCCCCGCCGGCCGACGCGAAGGGCCAGCCGCCCCAGGCCGCGGCCCCCGCACCGGCACCGCCCGTCTCGATGTCCACGGTCGGCGGATCGCTGCTCGGCCAGCCGGGGACCCAGGTGAACCTGCTACCGGGTGCTCCGGCGCTGCCTGCGACCCTGACCGGGCGGTCGTGGATCGTGGCGGACGCCGAATCCGGTGAGGTACTGGCCGCGCACAACGCGCACTGGCAGCTGCCCCCGGCCTCGACCATGAAGATGCTCTTCGCGGACACCGTGCTGCCGAGCCTGCCCAAGGACCAGATCCACCAGGTCACCGACAAGGACATGGAGGGCGTGGGCCCGGGCAGCAGCATGGTCGGGGTCAAGGAGCACCTCGAATACTCGGTCCACGACCTGTGGCTCGGCGTGTTCCTCAAGTCCGGCAACGACGCCGTGCACGTGCTTTCGGCCATGAACGGCGGCATCGACAAGACCGTCAAGGACATGCAGGCGCACGCCGAGGAGCTCCAGGCACTGGACACCCACGTCGTGTCCCCCGACGGGTACGACGCCCCGGGACAGGTGTCGAGCGCGTACGACCTCACGCTGTTCGCCCGCTCCGGACTGCAGAAGCAGGACTTCAGGGAGTACTGCGGCACGGTGAGCGCGAAGTTCCCCGGGCTGCAGGAGCCCGGGAAGCCGCGCGAGTACTTCGAGATCGCGAACACCAACCGGCTGCTCACGGGCGCGGCCGGGATCGCCCCGTACAAGGGCATGGCGGGGGTGAAGAACGGCAACACCTCGATGGCCGGGGCCACCTTCACCGGCGCCGCCCAGCAGGGTTCCCGGAAGCTCCTGGTCACGGTGATGAACCCGGACGGGGGCGGGGCGAACCAGGTGTACGAGCAGACCGCCGCGCTCCTGGACTGGGGTTTCGCGGCGGCCGGGAAGGTCAAGCCGGTGGGTGAACTGGTGCCGCCGAAGAGCGCGGACACCTCCTCCCACGGCTCCCCTGCGCAGTCGCACGAGAACGACCCGGCGGCGGCCGGCAAGGACTCGGGCGGCGGCGCGGGCACCGCGCTGGCCGTCGCCGGCGGTGTGCTGGCCGTCCTGGCGGGCGGCGCCTTCGCGGTCAACCGCCGCTGGCCCCGCGGACGCCGCGGCCGGGGCGAAGAGCTGGTCTGA
- a CDS encoding YihY/virulence factor BrkB family protein, with protein MDWLTKLPVIGPLAARLMRTHAWRSYQRLDRVHWTRLAAAITFISFLALFPLITVAAAIGAALLSPEQLDRLEKNLSEQVPGISDQLNIEGLVANAATVGLVAGALLLVTGVSWVGSMRDCLRAVWEKDDEDDGNPIARKGKDTLVLIGLGGVGLASAAASILGSSAVGKTAEWLDIPREGAGGALLRSLAFLVGVVAAFLLLLYVLTLLPGVEPPRGRLIQAALIGAAGFELLKLLLSGYMREVAGKSMYGAFGVPIALLLWINFTAKLLLYVSSWTATRDDADGDGAEDPPAAPPTAPPAGAPEPSAGR; from the coding sequence CTCCCGGTGATCGGGCCCCTCGCGGCCCGGCTGATGCGGACGCACGCGTGGCGTTCGTACCAACGTCTCGACCGCGTGCACTGGACCCGCCTCGCCGCCGCCATCACCTTCATCAGCTTCCTCGCGCTCTTCCCCCTGATCACCGTGGCCGCCGCGATCGGCGCGGCGCTGCTCAGCCCGGAGCAGCTGGACCGGCTGGAGAAGAACCTCTCCGAACAGGTCCCCGGCATCTCCGACCAGCTCAACATCGAGGGGCTCGTCGCCAACGCCGCCACGGTCGGTCTCGTCGCCGGCGCCCTCCTGCTCGTGACCGGTGTCAGCTGGGTCGGCTCCATGCGGGACTGCCTGCGCGCGGTCTGGGAGAAGGACGACGAGGACGACGGGAACCCGATCGCCCGCAAGGGCAAGGACACGCTCGTCCTCATCGGCCTCGGCGGTGTGGGCCTGGCCTCCGCCGCCGCCTCCATCCTCGGATCCAGCGCGGTCGGGAAGACCGCCGAATGGCTGGACATCCCCCGCGAGGGCGCGGGCGGCGCGCTGCTGCGCTCCCTCGCCTTCCTCGTCGGCGTCGTGGCCGCCTTCCTGCTGCTGCTCTACGTGCTGACCCTGCTCCCGGGCGTCGAACCGCCGCGCGGCCGACTGATCCAGGCGGCCCTCATCGGCGCGGCCGGCTTTGAGCTGCTGAAACTGCTGCTCAGCGGCTATATGCGGGAGGTCGCCGGGAAGAGCATGTACGGAGCCTTCGGCGTACCGATCGCCCTGCTGCTCTGGATCAACTTCACGGCGAAACTGCTGCTGTACGTCTCCTCCTGGACGGCCACGCGCGACGATGCGGACGGCGACGGCGCGGAAGACCCTCCGGCCGCTCCGCCGACCGCCCCGCCGGCCGGCGCGCCGGAGCCCTCCGCCGGCCGCTGA